The genomic DNA AAGCGGGAGAGCTCGAAAGAACGCGACTGGAACCGGCAGAAAAGCCGCCTGCTGAAGGACCGCGGCTAAGAAAAATCGCTTTGCGTTGCATCCGACAAAGACGGCCGATGCAACGCAGCTGTCGGCCACGGCGCGCTGAAAGCCCTGCCTGCAATTCTTGATATTTATTGAGAGAACTCAACGATCGACGCCGTTGACGCGGAGTGGTTCAAGCGGCGCTCGCGCAATCGCGATCACGCGCCTTGCGTTCGAATGAACGCCTCAGATCTCGACCGGATCGGCCACCGGCTCGGTGTTGTGTCGCGGGGTACGTTCGGACGGTTCGCGGCCGATTTCGGCACGCAGCGTCGCAAGATCGATAAAGTGGTCGGCCTGGCGGCGCAGGTCGTCGGCAATCATGGGCGGCTGCGTCGACATGGTCGAAACGACAGAAACCTTGCGCCCCCTGCGCTGCAGGGCTTCAACCAGCGTGGTGAAATCGCCATCGCCGGAGAAGATGACGAGGTGATCGACGGTTTCGGACTGTTCCATGGCATCGATCGCCAGTTCGATATCCATATTGCCCTTGATCTTGCGGCGGCCGAGCGAGTCGGTGAATTCCTTGGCCGGCTTCGTCACGACCTTGTAACCGTTATAGTCTAGCCAATCGATGAGCGGGCGGATTGAAGAGTATTCCTGATCCTCGATGAGGGCCGTGTAGTAGTAGGCGCGCAGCAGATAGCCGCGCTTCTGGAATGCTTTCAGGAGCTTACGATAGTCGATGTCGAAGCCGAGGCTTTTCGATGCCGCATAAAGATTCGCGCCGTCGATAAAGAGTGCGATTTTTTCGCGGGGGTCGAACATCGTCTTTCCTTTTTCAATCGCGGCGCATCAAAGGCCGCCTGCCGGCGGGTGCGCAAAAGTAAGTCGATTACATTAATAATTGCTGATATGGCAAATAATGTAGCTTATGTATTGCATTATTCCAGCCGCGCGCTCGCGAATATAGCTAGTTTTAGCAGTTGCTATAGATCGTCCACATCTCTGGGTCGCTTTTTCCATCAGGGGCTTTATTTATGGCCAGAAAATACAACCGTAATGTGTGAGCGACGTCTCCAACTCATTCGCATCTCATTTTATCACGAAGTGTGACGTTACGTGAGCGTCCCTTGAAGGAAAAACTTGAACTTGCCTTGTTTTGATTGTATCCGGGCGCTTAATTCCAGAAATCGGACCCGATGAGGCGCCGTCAGGCGACTGCTCCGGTTTCGTGTTGTCAATCCGTGCAGCGGCGATGCCGCCGCGCTTCGAGCCCAAAAGGACAGGCAATGGCCCGCGTCACCGTCGAAGATTGCATCGACAAGGTCGATAACCGTTTCGAACTCGTTCTGCTTGCCAGCCACCGCGCGCGCCTGATTTCTCAGGGCGCCGCCATCACCATCGATCGCGACAACGACAAAAACCCCGTCGTCGCGCTCCGCGAGATTGCAGACGAGACCCTGTCTCCCGGCGACCTCAAGGAAGACCTGATCCACTCGCTGCAGAAGCATGTCGAAGTGGACGAGCCCGAGCCCGATCCGGCTTCGCTGCTTCAGACCGATGCCGAGA from Ensifer adhaerens includes the following:
- a CDS encoding NYN domain-containing protein; the encoded protein is MFDPREKIALFIDGANLYAASKSLGFDIDYRKLLKAFQKRGYLLRAYYYTALIEDQEYSSIRPLIDWLDYNGYKVVTKPAKEFTDSLGRRKIKGNMDIELAIDAMEQSETVDHLVIFSGDGDFTTLVEALQRRGRKVSVVSTMSTQPPMIADDLRRQADHFIDLATLRAEIGREPSERTPRHNTEPVADPVEI
- the rpoZ gene encoding DNA-directed RNA polymerase subunit omega; translated protein: MARVTVEDCIDKVDNRFELVLLASHRARLISQGAAITIDRDNDKNPVVALREIADETLSPGDLKEDLIHSLQKHVEVDEPEPDPASLLQTDAETTFTEVAEDEDQPEAITFDRMSEEELLAGIEGLVPPEKSDDY